TCGAGAAGAAAATCGCCGCGTTCTCTGGCATTCACGACTGAGCTCGGAGAGGCTTAGCCGCCGCTGCCGTTGCTACCGCCCGTGCTCCCCGTTGAGCCGGCACGCGAGGGCTGGCCCTCGTTGCCGCCCGCGGCTGACTCAGGCGTGATACCATCCGCAGCGCGGCCAGTCGGGGTGTAAGTGCCGGCACCTGGAGCACCGGTTGAGCCGCTCTGCCGCGTCACCACGCCGGGCGAGCCGGGCGGAACGACGACGGTCGTGCTGGTGGGTGTCTCAATCACAGCTTGCGCGAGAGCCGGCGAGACGAGCGCAGCAACGCAAGTTGCGGTTAGAATTGTCTTGATCATGTTAGACGCCTAATCATATGGACCGGGCAGGAAACTCCTGTTTCGACCCAACTCCGGTTACGCGTGATTGATCCGCATGTGTTGATCAGCGCCGTCTATCCATGAAAAGCCCGCCCCGGCGAACCGGGTGGTCTTCTTGTGCCGCGCAGCAGGCTGTTTTGGAGGCGCACGAGTTAGATCTGAAGGCGTGAGCGGATGCGCTTCTGATGGCGCTGCGGCGCAAGCTCGCCCAACACGAACTCCCGGGCCGACGCGCGCGCATGAACCGATCGCAATCCCCAACGCGCGAGCCTCAACGACCTGTGACTCTAGGGCGCTGGCGACCTCTGCTTCAGCATGACATGTCGGAGCTATGCCGAGCCCTGATCCGCAGACCTGTGAAGTGAAGATCGGGGGCGCCTGGATTGCCGTCAGTCTGGACGAAGCCGCGGCGCTGCACATCATGGCTGTCAAGCGCTGTCCGGCCTGTCACGGGCGCGTGGCGGTCAACGGGACGTATAGCGGGCCGAAGGTTCTACGACGCCTGTATCACCGCAAGGCGCACAATGGCTGCCCCCTCAAGGCTGACACGTACAATGGTCGGCTATCGCCGCATCCGCAGGCACTAACCTGACGCTCTGTGCTATCCCGCCATCGCACGGCCGTGGCGAGATCGCCGAGCAACCCCGAACAAAAGAGGCCGCCCCAGAGGAGCGGCCTGAGTCTAGGGAGGAAACGCCCAAGAAGGGCTGCAGCGCGGCGATGCTGGCGCTATCGCTTTGCTGCAATGCGCCAACCGATGCTGCGCTGCGATGTTCCGCCTAACTCTGGCGGTGGATATCTGACGCCCACCGGCCCGACCCGTGGGACGGGGGGATGTCTGCTGGACCGGGCCGAAGGGTGTCCCTCGTGAGGACGCTCCAAGGTGCGAGCCAACGATCTGACGGTCAATGAGAAAACCCGTCCCGGTATCTGACGCGTCTAGGCGGTCTCGGCCTTGGAAACCGTGTGCGGCATCCCATGGTTTGACGGAGACGTGGTCAGTCCTGACGGCGCAATCTTTGGAGCCGTCTATGGCACGCACCCCCGCCGCGGTCCTCGCGGCTGCCTTGTCGATCAGCGCACTCTGCCCAGCGAGTGCAGCGACGAAGAAGGTCCACGTGCCGGACCAATATGATGGCTCATGGAGCATCACGGCGGTCACGACCGAAGGCCCATGCTCGCCCAGCACGACCTACCACGTGCAGATCAAGGACAACGACACCTCGATCCCGGGTGAGGACATCGACATCGACGGGAGTGTCACGTCTAGCGGCGTCGTCACGGCGACCATCACGAAGGGGTCGGTCAAGGTGCCGATCACCGGCAGCCTCGACCCGAAAGGAACGGGTAGAGGCACGTGGCAGACGAAGGGTGGCCTAGTCGCGTGTACCGGGAGCTGGAGTGCTACGCGGTCGCGCTCAGACACCTAGATGCGGCAGCTCGGCTCAGGGTCGAAGTATGGAAGAGACCATCAAGGCGTTCACGCTCTGGCTGGCGGTCGGAACTGAGGCTGCGGCGGCGCTGATCATCGGGCTTGCCACTGTCGAGGCTGTTCTGTCTGCTCTGCTCCTGTTCCTGCCCGACGCAGCCTCACGGATCGTTGGCGAGGGACCGCAGGCAGCCAAGGAGCAGGTGCGGCTGAAGCTCGGACGCTGGCTCGCCGTGGCGCTGGAGTTCGAGCTGGGTGCGGATATCCTGCGCACGGCTGTGGCGCCGACCTGGTCAGAGATCGGCCAACTCGCCGCCATCGCGGCAATCCGCACGATCCTGAACTACTTCCTCCAGCAGGAGATCGACAAGGCCGAGCGACGGCCGTTGGGAAGTGGATCAGCCGGTCCGGTATCGGATCCGCGCTGAGGCATCGCGCCCATGTCGCTGCTCGATCACTGGATCAACATACTGGCGACGCTGATCGAGTTCGGGGGTGCCCTACTCGTCGTGTTCGGCTGTACGCGCGGCCTTCTGCATCTCGCCGTCGGGTTTGGCAGTCGCGAGAGCATCGATGCGGCCCGCCTCATCGTTGCCGACGGCATCGTGGCGGCTCTTGGCTTCAAGACAGCCGCGACCCTCCTGAAGACGATCGAGCTGCGCAGCTGGCAGGCCATCCTGATGTTCGTGGCTGTGTTTGCCCTACGCACCTTCGTCAAGCAGGCCCTGATGCGCGAAGAGGCTGGTTTGAGGGCGAAACGGTCAGCGAATTGATGAGGGGCGGATGCGCCGAGCCAGCATGAGATGGCTACCCCATCCAATTAAGGACCGAGCGGAGGTTAAACATCCGTCGGATTTCCGGAACCACGCGCGCGGCCCCCTTCGCGACTCGGGTTTGGTCGCTCGTCGCGTTCTCACATATCGCCACCGTCTCGTGGCGAGCCCAGGCTATTTGGCGGAGCATCCAGCACCGGTCATACCGCGAGACCTGCACAATCACCGGCTCCTAGCATTCTCGCTGGGCAAGCCGGACCATCGCTGGACGTTCATCCGTGCCGGACATGCGGACCGGGAGACCGTCACCTTCCAACCGCACTTCACGATGAACGACTATATCGGACTCGCGACGGCGCTGATGGCAGGATCTGGTATCGGCGACCTGCCGCCGGTGGTCCAACCAGAGCCGCTGCGGGATGGCAGGTTGATCGAGGTGATGCCGGGCTGGCAGTTTCGAACCTTCGACCTGTCGCTGGTCCATCTGGGCCATCGCCATCTTCCGCAGCCGGTTCGTTTGTTCAAGGACTTCGCCACTCAGATGACAGCAAGCTTATTTCCGGATTTGCCGGTTTGATCATCGATGATAATAGTATAACTTTAACTCTTAGATAAATATATGTTGTCGATCAGAGCTTATAGCCGACGTCGGCCCCGAGTGTGTCTTCGGTGATCCAGCGGCCGCATGCGAAGCAAGATGGTTCGGGAGGAACGCAAGCGGGACATGTGATCCGGACACTGCT
This window of the Methylobacterium tardum genome carries:
- a CDS encoding heme utilization protein; translated protein: MARTPAAVLAAALSISALCPASAATKKVHVPDQYDGSWSITAVTTEGPCSPSTTYHVQIKDNDTSIPGEDIDIDGSVTSSGVVTATITKGSVKVPITGSLDPKGTGRGTWQTKGGLVACTGSWSATRSRSDT
- a CDS encoding DUF1622 domain-containing protein — its product is MEETIKAFTLWLAVGTEAAAALIIGLATVEAVLSALLLFLPDAASRIVGEGPQAAKEQVRLKLGRWLAVALEFELGADILRTAVAPTWSEIGQLAAIAAIRTILNYFLQQEIDKAERRPLGSGSAGPVSDPR
- a CDS encoding DUF1622 domain-containing protein; its protein translation is MSLLDHWINILATLIEFGGALLVVFGCTRGLLHLAVGFGSRESIDAARLIVADGIVAALGFKTAATLLKTIELRSWQAILMFVAVFALRTFVKQALMREEAGLRAKRSAN
- a CDS encoding substrate binding domain-containing protein produces the protein MRWLPHPIKDRAEVKHPSDFRNHARGPLRDSGLVARRVLTYRHRLVASPGYLAEHPAPVIPRDLHNHRLLAFSLGKPDHRWTFIRAGHADRETVTFQPHFTMNDYIGLATALMAGSGIGDLPPVVQPEPLRDGRLIEVMPGWQFRTFDLSLVHLGHRHLPQPVRLFKDFATQMTASLFPDLPV